AGGTAATATCAAAACTCACTCTCTCCTGACACTTTcctaaccaaatgaaaaattatattattaattattaagtttaaaTTAACGTTAAATATAATcttagaatatataaattttacacacttttaaaaaaatataaaattcaccATTTAAAAGGAATATGCAAGTCTTATATACACTAAAACTGAAAATATAATTCTTCTTTAAAGTTTTATCTAAACAATATTGAACTCGTGCTTGGCTAGAATTGGTTTGAGAATTGGAAACTACCAGCCCAGTAGAATCGTATTacttatcatcttaatttttatcattctttcatcatcttatgatatagtaataagtaattaaaaattatttattatattttacttataaatttattatttaatatcatatcaagaataatagaaaaataataaaagttagaaatgatgaatagattttttttcgaTAATTATTTAACGACATAAGTTCACCTAAAGGCTTAGAGGCTTAAACCCTAACCTAGACCCTCCCTTACCGTCCTCTTCGCgctcttcttttccttcccccACTTCTATTCTCGCACAAACGCAGGCAGAAACAGAGGTATGAAATTGGGGCCTCTCTTTTGTTAGCCAAACCCTAGGCTCTCCTActccttctcttcctcttccttcacTTATACATTTGCTTTGATGAGTATGTGTTAGGGGTATTTGGCTTATTTTCGTATtatattatgcaattttttttttttttgcaagctCAAGTTGGGTTATGTTCCGTTTCTGCATGTAGTTAGTTTGAGTGAACAAGGAGCTGACTTTTTGTGTGTTGGGGTTTTTCAGGAAGTTGAAGAATGATTCTGTTGTTTGAAACTCCGGCGGGTTTCGCGCTCTTCAAGGTTTTGGATGAAGGGAAGCTCAACAAAGTtgaggtgtgtgtgtgtgtgtattctTATGCGCATTTTgattggttgctgagaaaagtgaaggaaaattGTGTCCAATGTTTGGATTTACGACGTGTATTTGGTTTTCAAATAATGAACGTTTACCTCGAGAGTCTAGAGAAcaagtctttttcttttctgttggGTCAAGTTCTCTACTTTACTATTTGAGGCTGACTTATATAATTGTGATACAGGAGCTGTGGAAGGAGTTTTCCAGTGCAGAGACAGCTAGACAGGTAATTTCCTCTGTCTATTTCATGTCCTCTCTGTTGGTTAAGAAAAATCACTTATACTTCCCTAAAAAAAATGATCCTATGGCGTGCAAATAATACccattataaacttttttttaaattgggcATCTTGATTTCATATTCGTAATCTATCTTAGTGATGAAtctcttttttggttttgggcATTAAACTTTAGGTGGTGAAGCTGAAAGCATTTTCCAAGTTTGAGAATACGTCAGAAGCTTTGGAAGCAGCGACCCTATTGATTGATAGCAAACCCAGCAAGGGATTGCGGAAGTTCTTGCGTGCACACTGCAGTGGTGAAACATTGGCTGTGGCTGATTCAAAGCTTGGGAACATCATTAAGGACAAACTAGTATGTTGGGAACTTGCTAATGATCGCCTAACGTGTAATAgaatttagtttttgttttagctttttttttttttttttaaagtcgaGTGATTATTGTATTGCAGAAAATAGAATGTGTCCACAACCAGGCTGTTATGGAGTTGATGAGAGGTGTTAGACATCAGATGACCGAGCTCATATCTGGCCTTGGCGTTCAAGATTTGGCACCAATGAGTTTGGGTTTATCTCATAGCTTATCTAGATACAAGCTGAAGTTCAGTGCTGATAAGGTGTGTTTCTTTATGTGTCTAATAAGTGGTCTTTAAAgacaacaataaaaaatgagaacTTCATTGAATATATGGTTTCTTATGATTAAGCAGAAAAtttgtacttgggctttgcctactcttatgaataaaatacctTGATTACCGAACAAAAAAATGGTTAAGCAGAAAATTTGGTTCTTCTGAAAGCTGGGTATATAATGTTTTGGGGAACCGATTGCGTAGCTGTTGTCATTTACAAATGGAAATCTAAAGTATAGTTTGTGAACCTGTGTctttgttgatttatttatttaatgagttGTTAACTCTTGGGAAAATGGGTTAGACCAATGTATGATATTGACCAGTTCAATTTCAGTTTGTACTAGTTTCCATTGAGCGGCAACACCCTAGATTTATCATGAGAAGGGACTCCAATTGTAACTTGAAGTCAGTCTCCAGCCAGACTacttgagagagagaagttATTGTGGTTTATAATGATATGAAGGCACTTGAATTGTAGCTTGCGCAGTATTGTTGTAGAAACCCCCAAATGTGGTTTGGCCTTTCATAGGGTCGTTATAGTGCCATGTTTCTAAGGGAAATTTTCATCCTTTAATGGCTGGTGGGAATCTGCATTTTCTTGAATAACTGATGGGAATCAGTATTCAAGACCAACTAgggattggctcaagtggtaaaggctttggtcttggtggtatgctccctccaaggtctaaggttcaaatccttttgggtgcaaacaatatCTAAGGGCCATTGGACTgtgggatttttcccttgaattacccgaggtgcacttgcgggaaactccttgccaagggcctatgcacccccaggattagtcgggacatTGTTCTTGTACatccagtgccaataaaaaaaatcttgaatatGTGAGAACTGAAATTTTGCAGCTATGTTGtatttttaactcatttatatattgcTCGTTTTCTAGGTGGATACGATGATCATTCAGGCCATTGGGTTGCTTGATGACCTTGATAAAGAGCTGAATACATACGCAATGAGGGTTCGAGAATGGTATGGTTGGCATTTTCCTGAGTTGACTAAGATTGTCGCAGATAACATCCATTATGCCAAGACTGTGAAGCTCATGGGTGACCGGGTTAATGCTGCAAAGCTTGATTTTTCTGAGGTGGAATTGCTTACTTTCTTTTTGAAGTATATAAAGATGTTCCTATAGTTTGTCCCTTTTGTACCACTTAACCTAGTAGAAGTCTGAATCCAAGTCCAatccatttcctttttttttttttttttttaaattcaatcccaTCCCAAAAGCTGAACATATTGGTAAGTGGATTCAGATGAGCAATCATACAGTTAAAGAGTTACTTTAGAGCATACAGTATCACGGTTTAACAAACAGAGCTCACTATTAAAATTCTCATACAACTGTGAAAAAACATGATATCATGGGCAATAAttgcaatatgtttttattcTGATAAAGAATGAAGATGATgcttactataaaaaaaaataatgaagataatACTCTTAGAAGTTTCTTTGTTTTGATTCCTCGAAATATTGCAGATatttcatgtgtacttgggcttttgcctatctttatgatcaataaaatgtaattaccaatatatatatatatatatatattgcagatACTGTCAGATGAGGTTGAGACAGAATTAAAGGAAGCTGCTATGATATCAATGGGAACTGAAATTAGTGACCTTGATTTGGTTAATATCAAAGAACTCTGTGACcaggttctctctctttctgagtACAGAGCTCAActctatgaatatttaaaaaaccgGATGAACATGATCGCACCAAATTTGACTGTCCTTGTTGGGGAGCTTGTTGGTGCTCGCCTCATTGCCCATGGGGCAGTTTACTGAATCTTTCAAAGCAGCCTGGTAGCACGATTCAGATTCTTGGTGCTGAAAAGGCTCTCTTCAGAGCATTGAAAACTAAGCATGCTACTCCCAAATATGGGCTTATCTACCATGCGTCATTGGTTGGTCAG
This genomic interval from Juglans microcarpa x Juglans regia isolate MS1-56 chromosome 4D, Jm3101_v1.0, whole genome shotgun sequence contains the following:
- the LOC121261483 gene encoding LOW QUALITY PROTEIN: probable nucleolar protein 5-2 (The sequence of the model RefSeq protein was modified relative to this genomic sequence to represent the inferred CDS: inserted 1 base in 1 codon) yields the protein MILLFETPAGFALFKVLDEGKLNKVEELWKEFSSAETARQVVKLKAFSKFENTSEALEAATLLIDSKPSKGLRKFLRAHCSGETLAVADSKLGNIIKDKLKIECVHNQAVMELMRGVRHQMTELISGLGVQDLAPMSLGLSHSLSRYKLKFSADKVDTMIIQAIGLLDDLDKELNTYAMRVREWYGWHFPELTKIVADNIHYAKTVKLMGDRVNAAKLDFSEILSDEVETELKEAAMISMGTEISDLDLVNIKELCDQVLSLSEYRAQLYEYLKNRMNMIAPNLTVLVGELVGARLIAHXGSLLNLSKQPGSTIQILGAEKALFRALKTKHATPKYGLIYHASLVGQAPPKFKGKISRSLAAKTALAIRYDALGDGQDNSLGLENRAKVEARLRNLEGRELGRFSGSAKGKPKIEVYDKDRKKGAGGLITAAKTYNPSADSVLGQMANTTAGNGEEPVPKKRKAEEPTPTGEAAEAPATSKKDKKKKEKKEKKKVNEAETAMPIDGNEHAEEKEAGTKEKKKKKKKHSDRDAGAQNRDNNVDSSEKKKKKRKHAEQEESSELPSKNKKKKKKSED